A window of Candidatus Jettenia caeni contains these coding sequences:
- a CDS encoding CRISPR-associated protein — protein MANLQNIKGINITWLATTDLTNLNSGEGGSNYVDVKKYKFQDKEYPYVSGQAMRYYLKEGIRRLRTTNDCCVPDDKGEACGNVTTCPLCDLFGFMATIKGEGAKVRVSPVKVSPAIGLLPFDANSTIDFLTRKKHKPEGEKASGDIVNVELGMNLYKGGISIDVAKVGFEEEYDETNKKMKFKDMRGGDDNEKGNETRNRIAQVLESLSFLSDYSKQARLLTDFTPDFIIISFQNNYSHRLQKALELKSDEEINLNTDRLKEILADISEYSNSIYVGMITGILDNEADVKKILSEKSIAIKTPNEAVKEAIKSIRGN, from the coding sequence ATGGCAAATTTACAAAATATTAAAGGAATCAATATTACATGGTTAGCCACAACTGACCTTACCAACTTAAATTCTGGTGAGGGAGGTAGTAATTATGTTGATGTTAAGAAATATAAATTTCAGGACAAGGAATATCCATATGTCAGCGGCCAGGCAATGAGGTATTACCTGAAAGAGGGAATCAGGAGACTAAGAACAACAAATGATTGTTGTGTGCCTGATGATAAGGGAGAAGCTTGTGGAAATGTAACTACTTGTCCACTTTGCGACCTATTTGGTTTTATGGCAACGATAAAAGGAGAAGGAGCAAAGGTTAGGGTATCTCCTGTCAAGGTTTCTCCAGCAATAGGACTTTTACCATTCGATGCCAATTCGACAATTGATTTTTTGACAAGAAAAAAACATAAACCTGAAGGTGAAAAGGCAAGTGGTGATATTGTTAATGTTGAACTGGGTATGAATTTGTATAAAGGTGGTATATCAATTGATGTTGCAAAGGTTGGTTTTGAAGAGGAGTATGATGAGACTAACAAGAAGATGAAGTTTAAAGATATGAGAGGCGGAGACGATAACGAGAAAGGAAACGAGACAAGGAATAGGATTGCACAGGTATTAGAATCCCTTTCTTTTCTTTCTGATTATTCTAAACAGGCAAGACTCTTGACCGATTTCACCCCTGATTTTATCATTATCTCCTTTCAAAACAATTACTCTCACCGATTGCAAAAGGCATTGGAATTGAAATCAGATGAAGAGATAAATCTGAATACAGATAGGTTAAAGGAAATACTTGCCGACATTAGTGAGTATTCAAATTCAATTTATGTTGGGATGATTACAGGGATATTGGATAATGAGGCTGATGTAAAAAAGATTTTGAGTGAAAAAAGTATCGCAATCAAGACTCCAAATGAGGCTGTTAAAGAAGCGATAAAGTCTATACGAGGTAACTGA
- a CDS encoding putative transposase has product MARKTKRSILLLKDDQLQELNRIIRTRTSPAQEIQRAKILLSYHGNPNISKVAQDVEVARDTVYKCIDKALEMGVESALKDLYHRPKDPTITMEAKAWLVNIACCKPKDLGMAAELWTQKALAGYARKHATQAGHPSLSRAGKATVNRILKNQTLQPHKVKYYLEKRDPAFESKMKEVLLVYQEVSLQKDSPNMDDKKQLYTVCVDEKPGVQALANVAPDLPPQPNQYPQIARDHEYKRLGTASILAGIDLHDGHVFAQVQHRHRSREFIELLKEIDAYYPLNAQIRIILDNHSSHISRETRAYLATRPGRFIYVHTPTHGSWLNLAETLFGKMARTFLRHMRVSSWDDLKKRIVLGVQEINEQPVVHRWRKFEFLTN; this is encoded by the coding sequence ATGGCAAGAAAAACAAAGAGGAGTATCTTATTGCTTAAGGATGATCAATTGCAAGAACTTAACAGAATTATCCGAACACGCACGTCTCCTGCTCAAGAAATCCAGAGGGCAAAGATTTTATTATCATATCACGGAAACCCAAACATTTCAAAAGTAGCTCAAGACGTAGAAGTTGCCCGTGATACCGTATACAAGTGCATTGACAAGGCGCTTGAAATGGGAGTCGAAAGTGCCTTGAAGGATTTATACCACCGTCCAAAAGATCCAACAATAACAATGGAAGCAAAGGCCTGGCTTGTGAACATAGCCTGCTGCAAACCAAAAGACCTTGGAATGGCTGCGGAGTTGTGGACACAAAAAGCGCTTGCAGGCTATGCGCGTAAGCATGCTACACAAGCCGGACATCCATCATTAAGCCGGGCAGGAAAGGCCACGGTAAATCGAATACTAAAAAATCAAACATTACAACCCCACAAGGTTAAGTACTATCTTGAAAAACGCGATCCTGCGTTTGAATCAAAAATGAAAGAGGTTCTCTTGGTTTACCAAGAGGTTTCTCTGCAAAAGGATTCCCCAAATATGGATGATAAAAAACAATTATACACTGTTTGCGTTGATGAAAAACCGGGTGTTCAAGCTCTTGCAAATGTTGCACCCGATCTGCCACCTCAACCTAATCAGTATCCTCAGATTGCAAGAGACCATGAATACAAACGTCTCGGAACTGCTTCGATTTTAGCGGGCATAGACTTGCACGATGGCCATGTGTTTGCTCAAGTTCAACACCGTCATCGAAGCAGGGAATTTATTGAGCTGTTGAAGGAAATAGATGCATACTATCCTCTTAATGCTCAAATTCGAATAATTCTGGACAATCATTCTTCCCATATTTCCCGGGAAACACGGGCATATCTTGCAACACGGCCGGGACGGTTTATTTATGTTCACACGCCAACTCATGGGTCTTGGCTTAACCTTGCGGAAACGTTATTTGGCAAAATGGCACGCACCTTTCTTCGCCATATGAGAGTCTCTTCATGGGATGACCTTAAGAAAAGAATAGTGTTAGGGGTACAAGAAATCAATGAGCAACCCGTGGTGCACCGATGGCGCAAATTTGAATTTTTAACAAACTAA